GGCGCCTGGGGATTCAGGTGGTGTTGAGCAGGATTTCGTACTTCTTCCGCGAAAATCAGCGGGCGCAGGGATAACTGATGAGTACGCACACCAATCACGTCAAGGACACGTTTTACCAGCCGATCGTTCCTTCGGACTTCATTCAGTACCGCGAATACAAGCTGCTGCTGAAGCCCGAGCTCTTCCCCGACCAGAACGCCTTTCACAAGTTCTGGAAGATCGCGCATCATACCGCCAAATCGCTCGACGTGAAGTTGAGCCACATGGACGAGGACACCAAGCCGCACGTGCGCGAGGTGCTCTTCTACGATACGCCGCACTTCAAGCTCTACAACGCCGGATTCATCCTGCGAAAGCGCACCTTCTTTAAGCACGGCGTTCCCGAGCCCAATCACGAGCTCGTGATCAAGTTCCGCGATCCCGACAAAGACAAGGCCCAGGCCGTCGATCCGCGCCCGCTTTTGCCCTGCCAGTTCACGCTCAAGTTCAAGGAAGAGATCCTGCTGCCAAAGGACGGCGCGCTGGGCATGCGCCTTATCTATTCGCACAACTGCGAGTTGGACACGCCCAATATCATCCTGACCCAGAAGTTCGAGACCACCGCCGACGCGTTCCCTGCCCTGCGGGGAATCGGGGCGAATCCGAAGGCCGCGCTCGGCGTGGTGCACGGTCTTTCGATTGAGGAATACATGGTCGAGACCGGCGTGCTCGATTTCGGTCACGGCAATACCGCCAAGGCGAACGTCGCGGTGTGGCGTATTCGCCAGACCAACGAGCCGATCGTCGCCGAGTTCGGCTACCAGTTGAAATTCCCCAATCCCGACTCGGTCCATCACAAGTCGCGCGAATTGTCGGAATTTTTCTACACCGGCCTGCAGTCGCAGGCGTCGGATTGGGTGCAGCGTGGAACAACCAAGACCGCTCTCATCTACGGCTACGGAACCTCAGGCGCCAAGCATCAGGAGTGACGCGCCCGAGGCTGAAAAGCCCTCGCTCGGCACCATCTTGAAAATCTTCCTGCTGGCCGGAGGATTGAGCTTCGGCGGCGGCGCGGTCGCTTATTTGCGCGAATATCTGGTCCGCCGCGAGGGCTGGATGACCGACGACCAGTTCCTTGACGGCATGGAAGTCAGCGAGACCTTGCCGGGTCTGAATGCCGTCAACATGTCGGTGATCGTCGGCGACGAGCTGCGCGGGATTCCCGGCGCCGCGCTCGCCGTGCTCGGGATGCTGTTGCCGGGCGCGATCACCGTGATGATCCTCGGCATCGTATGGGAATCCAATCGCCAGAATCCCTACGTGATGCGGATGCTGGCGGGAATCGCGGCGGCGGCGGTCGGTTTGCTGCTCTCGGTCACGCTTCAGCTCGGCAAGCGTCAAGTGGGCAAATTACCTGACGTCGCGATCGTTGCGGTTACCTTCCTTGCAGTCAGCGTCTTCAAGTTGTCACTGCCGCTGGTCCTCTTCACCATCGGACCGATCGCGGTGCTGATGTATCGTCCCCACGAGAGCCGGCCGCACCTCGGCGAATCGCTGCCCTTCCATCGCGGACCTCATCACGAGAAGCACCGGCACTAAGGCGAAACGATGACGCGGCTTATCCATCTGTTCCTGGTGTTCGCGCTGCTCGGCGTTCTCGCCATGGGCGGTGGCACCGCAGTCCTGCCCGAAATGCAGCACATGACGGTGCATACGTTTGGCTGGCTGACCGATAAGCAGTTCCGCGATATCTACAGTCTCGGCCAAGTCGCGCCGGGACCCAACATGCTGATGGTGCTCGTTATCGGCTATCGGCTCGCAGGTGCGATGGGCGCGTTGGTGGTAGGCCTCGGCTTCTTCGTTCCGGATTGCATCCTGACGCTGGTCGTCAACCGATGGTGGGAGCATCTGAAGTCGCCTTGGCGCGTGTCGGTGCAACGCGGGATGGCGCCGGTGGCGATCGGGCTGATGCTGTCGGGAACGTGGGCGATCGCGCGGCTTGCGATCTTCGGCAACACGCGCATCAACTCTGAAGCCCTCGCGATCGCCATCGCCGTATACGCAATCCTCAGTTGGCGGCACATCAATCCCGGCGTCCTGGTCCTGATCGGCGGCGTGGTTTATTTGTTACTTCCTCATTAGGGTCGAGTTAATTCTGAGCGACCTCTTGGCAGTCTCGTGGCCTTGTGGATTGTGTCCTCGCGTCCTTTTGGAGAATATGGGGGCAACGCGGCACTGACGCTCTGCAACCCGGTCTTTTCTCACATCCGGAAGGAAATTCGCCCGCTATGAGTACCGTCAATCGGCAGATCACTCTCGCCGCTCGCCCTGTCGGTGAGCCCAAAGAATCCGACTTCAAACTCGTAGAGACCGAAATTCCCACGCCCGGTCCCGACCAGTTCCTGGTCCAGGTCATCTACTTGTCGGTCGATCCGTACATGCGCGGGCGGATGAGCGATCGGCCCTCCTATGCGCCGCCGGTTGAGATCGGCGAGGTGATGGGCGGCGCGGGCATCGGCAGGATCATCAAATCCAATACCCGCCGCTTCCGCGTCGGTGAGATCGTCAGCGGATACTTCGGATGGCAGGAGTACGCGGCCTCGGGCGCCGACGGTATCCAAAAGATAAATCCCGAGCTCGCGCCAGTGTCCACCTGGCTCGGCGTGCTCGGGATGCCCGGGATGACGGCCTACTTCGGCCTGCTCGAGATTTGTCACCCGCGCGCCGGAGAAACTCTCGTCGTCTCGGGTGCGGGCGGCGCAGTCGGCGCGATCGTCGGCCAGATCGCGAAGATCGAAGGATGCCGTGTCATCGGAATCGCCGGGTCGGACGAAAAGGTTGAATGGCTGACCACCGAACTCGGCTTCGACGCGGCCTTCAATTACAAGACCAGCCCCGATATCGGCGGCAAGCTCCGCGAGCTATGTCCGCGCGGTATCGATATCTATTTCGACAATGTCGGCGGCACGATCTCGGACGCGGTCCTGCCATTGATCAATACCAAAGCGCGCATCAGCGTGTGCGGCCAAATCTCGCAATACAACGCGACCGAGACTGGCACCGGTCCGCGGCTGACTGGCCTCCTCATCGAGCGCCAGGCGCGGATGGAAGGCTTTCTCGTCCTACAGTT
Above is a window of Candidatus Binataceae bacterium DNA encoding:
- a CDS encoding chromate transporter, with amino-acid sequence MKIFLLAGGLSFGGGAVAYLREYLVRREGWMTDDQFLDGMEVSETLPGLNAVNMSVIVGDELRGIPGAALAVLGMLLPGAITVMILGIVWESNRQNPYVMRMLAGIAAAAVGLLLSVTLQLGKRQVGKLPDVAIVAVTFLAVSVFKLSLPLVLFTIGPIAVLMYRPHESRPHLGESLPFHRGPHHEKHRH
- a CDS encoding chromate transporter encodes the protein MTRLIHLFLVFALLGVLAMGGGTAVLPEMQHMTVHTFGWLTDKQFRDIYSLGQVAPGPNMLMVLVIGYRLAGAMGALVVGLGFFVPDCILTLVVNRWWEHLKSPWRVSVQRGMAPVAIGLMLSGTWAIARLAIFGNTRINSEALAIAIAVYAILSWRHINPGVLVLIGGVVYLLLPH
- a CDS encoding NADP-dependent oxidoreductase, giving the protein MSTVNRQITLAARPVGEPKESDFKLVETEIPTPGPDQFLVQVIYLSVDPYMRGRMSDRPSYAPPVEIGEVMGGAGIGRIIKSNTRRFRVGEIVSGYFGWQEYAASGADGIQKINPELAPVSTWLGVLGMPGMTAYFGLLEICHPRAGETLVVSGAGGAVGAIVGQIAKIEGCRVIGIAGSDEKVEWLTTELGFDAAFNYKTSPDIGGKLRELCPRGIDIYFDNVGGTISDAVLPLINTKARISVCGQISQYNATETGTGPRLTGLLIERQARMEGFLVLQFAEKMKSAQNKMVQWLKAGRIKFRETRITGIENAPAAFIGMLRGDNVGKQLVQLADETAPAPSSSDGKHASASA